A portion of the Bactrocera neohumeralis isolate Rockhampton chromosome 2, APGP_CSIRO_Bneo_wtdbg2-racon-allhic-juicebox.fasta_v2, whole genome shotgun sequence genome contains these proteins:
- the LOC126752330 gene encoding octopamine receptor beta-3R isoform X1: MCTNVAAKPANSSSSNNSSKESNNKEINNNIRHTYSGSRRNSVATTIAASLAVITYLGHPAASQEFTAPSAASAATTHRESRNISDYATTEIPAAAAIANHTVIAVNFDSTSAGRETTPASASTPADIDTSSPTTVKRNAIYSSANAYVSAATSTATATVLATTIGEAEATFNALVYNDTFTESYNGSIYSNNKSSDDVNLTVLNITDIVSQNNRDKWLSLSIFIVKGFIFALIISAAVLGNALVIISVRRNRKLRVITNYFVVSLAMADMLVALCAMTFNATVELSDGKWMFGRFMCNVYNSLDVYFSTASILHLCCISVDRYFAIVRPLEYPLYMTTHTVYFMLANVWILPALISFTPIFLGWYTTAEHKREILLHPDQCSFVVNKAYAIISSSVSFWIPGIVMLCMYWRIYKEAVRQRKALSRTSSNILLNSVHMGHTQSTNLNYLHPSDCELSATIAREETHSAISNLEDILPQTTDEDDEKDDCDELRVPAPPRRLSRSSIDLRDLEQERYERVTHTDSAPSMIALHHAAQQQPNGEATTLNPHIWTEGLGELQQSVCITKRSASPINSNQNSPKQSPSQQQSFSSKQSLQVRQKFLDSEQYQQVFGMMSDDSETTDYCDNIIQLGVKQQQLQAPATCLPIAEDNKELKRLIEDSYLYFKKQTNMQIGAEPSEQQETAGNRKFPAHSESDFIKMKNGRNRSRSSGGSEGNAKKPCALSDSEFLKTLADSTNKRKQLESLTEGVVKEDKNKVRDKGFTFKGLLAKTKRSSTECFSIEKKRHQATSEEIRSNRAQLFRRSRNRKLSHSYNGGMSRKQEIHSRQHSDTDSEAGFIYYSYTMGESQESSATRYNTPDILLDINVLNEQTDDSIKDNISVRTHEFEITTSPHEHNGSVQLIDLGDSHEVAYSGSDDFSQYTDCLTESPHIPATPPPSLSPSSLTEAIVPDQPIKCAIELPEKSNILITSRTDLVELFRSLSFPIAELGTTTIDSPHRRFLSSSNSTESKSGKSANQIKQRLSTLSDQVLVTKNSTNFLMSPPTTPNFNSAQNLPTTKANAFSSALSNTVNVYFLSPPPTATLQPFPNNSPTSNPFTSDTTTLSLDVLTSLSVPTSQSQQALAVHATPPQVSQCKSPKPEIILDSTLSPTSLHSGSNGDIDGGDGGLLTSDEKDLTSPLFKRHDSEPETTSTTIRHRPSILAGGGAYNGSNGQSIRKRQASVVTYDVNVINFSQDNSDSRSYIPMGRVSTSSAKPQRPTEVDFSQKSSLKRRGGICIFVDEEEAINMIEQKTGSGNQAKCITFDTVNVGYESTDMANAKVNKAAVKCQLCGANTRPQLRLPVPGGQGQGHSRSDKRFWHTNRWWHKRKNRQRRSEECQCGATGGSVRPTKGWKAEHKAARTLGIIMGVFLLCWLPFFLWYVITSLCGAACPCPDVVVVVLFWIGYFNSTLNPLIYAYFNRDFREAFRNTLECVIPCLRKRNPYDAYYV; the protein is encoded by the exons ATGTGCACGAACGTTGCAGCTAAGCCGGCGAACAgcagtagcagcaacaacagtagCAAAGAGAGCAATAACAAAGAGATCAACAACAATATCCGCCACACATACAGCGGTAGCCGACGCAATAGCGTAGCGACAACAATCGCAGCCAGCTTGGCCGTCATCACCTACCTCGGCCACCCAGCCGCATCGCAAGAATTCACTGCTCCATCAGCGGCAAGTGCAGCGACCACCCACCGGGAATCTCGCAATATCAGCGATTACGCGACGACTGAAATACCAGCGGCAGCGGCGATTGCAAATCATACAGTAATTGCGGTGAATTTCGATTCGACTTCAGCTGGAAGAGAAACAACGCCAGCGTCTGCCAGTACCCCTGCCGACATAGACACATCCTCGCCAACGACCGTCAAAAGAAACGCGATATATAGCAGCGCAAATGCCTATGTGTCTGCAGCGACGTCAACAGCAACGGCGACAGTGCTGGCTACCACCATCGGCGAAGCAGAAGCGACTTTCAACGCATTGGTGTACAACGACACCTTCACAGAGAGTTACAATGGCAGCATatacagcaacaataaaagcagCGACGATGTCAACTTAACGGTACTCAACATCACCGATATCGTTTCGCAAAACAACAGGGATAAATGGTTAAGTCTGTCGATATTCATTGTGAAAGGCTTCATATTCGCTTTGATTATCTCAGCAGCGGTGCTGGGCAATGCCTTGGTCATCATTTCGGTGCGCCGCAATCGCAAATTACG CGTTATCACGAATTATTTCGTCGTCTCGTTGGCCATGGCAGACATGTTGGTGGCGTTGTGTGCGATGACATTTAATGCGACGGTGGAGCTCTCCGACGGCAAATGGATGTTCGGCCGGTTCATGTGCAACGTGTACAACAGCCTGGATGTATACTTTTCCACGGCGAGTATTTTGCATTTATGCTGTATCTCCGTCGATCG ATATTTCGCCATCGTCCGCCCGCTCGAGTATCCACTGTATATGACGACTCATACAGTTTACTTTATGCTCGCGAACGTGTGGATACTCCCGGCACTTATATCGTTCACACCCATCTTCCTGGGTTGGTATACGACAGCTGAGCATAAGCGGGAAATCTTGTTGCATCCGGATCAGTGCTCATTTGTGGTCAACAAGGCGTACGCAATCATTTCGAGTTCAGTCAGCTTCTGGATACCAGGCATCGTGATGCTCTGCATGTATTGGCGCATATACAA AGAAGCGGTGCGACAAAGGAAAGCTCTAAGCCGTACAAGTTCGAATATTCTGTTGAACAGTGTACACATGGGCCACACCCAATCGACCAACCTCAATTATTTGCACCCAAGCGATTGCGAACTAAGCGCTACGATAGCGCGCGAGGAGACACATAGCGCGATCAGCAATTTAGAG GATATACTGCCACAAACAACAGATGAAGATGATGAAAAAGATGATTGTGATGAATTGCGAGTGCCAGCTCCGCCGCGTCGTCTCAGCCGCAGTAGCATCGATTTGCGGGACCTGGAGCAAGAACGGTACGAGAGAGTCACACACACCGACAGCGCTCCATCAATGATCGCACTACATCATgccgcacaacaacaaccaaatggTGAGGCCACGACCCTTAACCCTCATATTTGGACAGAAGGGCTTGGGGAGCTACAGCAATCCGTTTGCATTACGAAACGGTCCGCCTCTCCAATTAATTCTAATCAGAACTCGCCGAAACAATCGCCCAGCCAACAACAAAGTTTCAGCAGTAAGCAGTCTCTACAGGTGAgacaaaaatttttggattcagAGCAATATCAACAGGTATTTGGCATGATGAGTGATGATAGTGAGACCACCGACTATTGCGACAATATAATCCAATTGGGAGTGAAGCAGCAGCAGTTACAGGCTCCAGCAACATGCTTGCCAATCGCAGAGGATAATAAAGAACTAAAGCGCCTCATCGAAGAcagttatttgtattttaagaaGCAAACGAATATGCAGATTGGCGCTGAACCAAGCGAGCAACAAGAGACCGCTGGAAATCGGAAATTCCCGGCGCATAGCGAAAGTGATTTTATCAAGATGAAAAACGGTCGCAATCGCAGTCGTAGTAGTGGCGGCAGTGAAGGCAATGCCAAAAAACCGTGTGCTCTAAGTGATTCTGAGTTCCTCAAGACATTGGCTGACTCCACAAATAAGCGAAAACAACTGGAATCACTCACAGAAGGCGTTGTGAAAGAAGATAAAAACAAAGTAAGAGACAAGGGCTTTACATTTAAAGGTTTGTTAGCGAAAACGAAACGATCAAGCACAGAATGTTTTTCCATCGAAAAGAAGCGCCACCAAGCCACGTCTGAAGAGATACGCAGCAATCGTGCACAACTATTTCGACGGTCACGCAATCGCAAGCTGTCACATAGTTACAACGGAGGCATGAGCCGGAAACAGGAGATACATTCGCGCCAACACAGTGACACTGATTCCGAGGCCGGTTTCATCTATTATTCGTACACTATGGGGGAGAGTCAGGAGAGTTCGGCTACACGCTACAACACTCCTGACATTTTACTCGATATCAATGTGTTAAACGAACAAACGGATGACTCTATAAAAGACAATATTTCAGTTCGAACACACGAGTTCGAGATAACTACGTCTCCACATGAACATAATGGCTCAGTACAATTAATTGACTTGGGAGATTCTCACGAAGTAGCTTATAGCGGCTCAGACGACTTCTCACAATACACCGACTGTCTTACTGAGTCCCCACATATACCAGCTACACCGCCACCGTCACTGTCGCCTTCCTCATTAACCGAAGCTATAGTTCCTGATCAACCCATTAAATGCGCCATTGAACTGCCGGAGAAAAGCAATATTCTCATTACCTCGCGCACTGACCTGGTCGAGCTCTTCCGCTCTCTTAGTTTTCCCATTGCAGAGCTAGGGACTACCACAATCGATTCGCCACACCGAAGGTTCCTTTCGTCGTCCAACTCTACCGAATCCAAGTCAGGAAAGTCAGCAAATCAGATTAAACAGCGACTCAGCACACTCAGTGATCAAGTTTTAGTGACAAAGAATAGCACTAACTTTCTCATGTCCCCACCGACAACACCAAACTTCAATTCCGCACAAAATCTACCGACAACAAAGGCTAATGCCTTCTCAAGCGCGCTAAGTAACACAGTAAATGTCTACTTTCTCTCACCACCACCAACAGCAACTCTGCAACCGTTCCCGAACAACTCACCAACAAGCAATCCCTTCACCAGTGACACGACCACATTATCCTTGGACGTACTTACCTCATTGTCAGTGCCGACGTCTCAGAGTCAACAAGCCTTGGCCGTGCACGCAACACCACCACAAGTGTCGCAATGCAAGTCGCCAAAACCAGAAATTATACTAGACTCTACACTCTCGCCCACTTCGTTGCACAGCGGCAGTAATGGCGACATCGACGGTGGTGATGGTGGCCTACTCACCAGCGATGAGAAAGACTTGACTTCACCGTTATTCAAACGTCACGACAGCGAGCCAGAAACAACATCCACAACAATACGTCATCGCCCCAGCATACTAGCAGGAGGCGGAGCTTATAACGGCAGCAACGGTCAATCAATACGCAAACGTCAGGCGTCGGTGGTGACGTATGATGTCAATGTCATTAATTTTTCACAGGACAACAGTGATAGCCGCAGCTACATACCAATGGGTCGAGTATCGACCAGCTCAGCAA AGCCGCAGCGGCCAACAGAAGTCGATTTCTCGCAAAAGTCGTCACTCAAACGACGCGGCGGAATCTGCATATTTGTCGATGAGGAAGAGGCCATTAATATGATTGAACAAAAGACTGGTAGTGGCAACCAAGCCAAGTGCATCACCTTCGATACTGTGAACGTCGGCTACGAGAGCACCGATATGGCCAACGCGAAAGTCAATAAGGCGGCCGTTAAGTGCCAATTATGCGGCGCCAATACGAGGCCGCAATTGCGTTTACCAGTTCCCGGCGGTCAGGGACAGGGTCACAGTCGAAGCGACAAACGTTTTTGGCACACGAATCGTTGGTGGCACAAACGCAAGAACCGCCAGCGAAGGTCGGAGGAATGCCAGTGCGGCGCTACCG GCGGCTCGGTGCGACCGACGAAAGGCTGGAAGGCTGAACACAAAGCTGCGCGGACCTTGGGTATCATAATGGGTGTGTTCCTGCTTTGCTGGCTGCCATTCTTCCTGTG GTATGTAATAACTTCTCTGTGCGGTGCGGCCTGCCCTTGTCCGGATGTAGTCGTCGTGGTGCTTTTCTGGATCGGCTACTTCAACTCCACACTGAACCCGCTGATCTACGCCTATTTTAACCGGGACTTTCGCGAAGCCTTCCGCAATACACTGGAATGTGTGATTCCGTGTTTGCGCAAGCGCAACCCCTACGACGCCTACTACGTGTAG
- the LOC126752330 gene encoding octopamine receptor beta-3R isoform X2, producing the protein MCTNVAAKPANSSSSNNSSKESNNKEINNNIRHTYSGSRRNSVATTIAASLAVITYLGHPAASQEFTAPSAASAATTHRESRNISDYATTEIPAAAAIANHTVIAVNFDSTSAGRETTPASASTPADIDTSSPTTVKRNAIYSSANAYVSAATSTATATVLATTIGEAEATFNALVYNDTFTESYNGSIYSNNKSSDDVNLTVLNITDIVSQNNRDKWLSLSIFIVKGFIFALIISAAVLGNALVIISVRRNRKLRVITNYFVVSLAMADMLVALCAMTFNATVELSDGKWMFGRFMCNVYNSLDVYFSTASILHLCCISVDRYFAIVRPLEYPLYMTTHTVYFMLANVWILPALISFTPIFLGWYTTAEHKREILLHPDQCSFVVNKAYAIISSSVSFWIPGIVMLCMYWRIYKEAVRQRKALSRTSSNILLNSVHMGHTQSTNLNYLHPSDCELSATIAREETHSAISNLEDILPQTTDEDDEKDDCDELRVPAPPRRLSRSSIDLRDLEQERYERVTHTDSAPSMIALHHAAQQQPNGEATTLNPHIWTEGLGELQQSVCITKRSASPINSNQNSPKQSPSQQQSFSSKQSLQVRQKFLDSEQYQQVFGMMSDDSETTDYCDNIIQLGVKQQQLQAPATCLPIAEDNKELKRLIEDSYLYFKKQTNMQIGAEPSEQQETAGNRKFPAHSESDFIKMKNGRNRSRSSGGSEGNAKKPCALSDSEFLKTLADSTNKRKQLESLTEGVVKEDKNKVRDKGFTFKGLLAKTKRSSTECFSIEKKRHQATSEEIRSNRAQLFRRSRNRKLSHSYNGGMSRKQEIHSRQHSDTDSEAGFIYYSYTMGESQESSATRYNTPDILLDINVLNEQTDDSIKDNISVRTHEFEITTSPHEHNGSVQLIDLGDSHEVAYSGSDDFSQYTDCLTESPHIPATPPPSLSPSSLTEAIVPDQPIKCAIELPEKSNILITSRTDLVELFRSLSFPIAELGTTTIDSPHRRFLSSSNSTESKSGKSANQIKQRLSTLSDQVLVTKNSTNFLMSPPTTPNFNSAQNLPTTKANAFSSALSNTVNVYFLSPPPTATLQPFPNNSPTSNPFTSDTTTLSLDVLTSLSVPTSQSQQALAVHATPPQVSQCKSPKPEIILDSTLSPTSLHSGSNGDIDGGDGGLLTSDEKDLTSPLFKRHDSEPETTSTTIRHRPSILAGGGAYNGSNGQSIRKRQASVVTYDVNVINFSQDNSDSRSYIPMGRVSTSSANNLGIHVRFKKSPHKSDDGYRCSTIETVEIRGSVRPTKGWKAEHKAARTLGIIMGVFLLCWLPFFLWYVITSLCGAACPCPDVVVVVLFWIGYFNSTLNPLIYAYFNRDFREAFRNTLECVIPCLRKRNPYDAYYV; encoded by the exons ATGTGCACGAACGTTGCAGCTAAGCCGGCGAACAgcagtagcagcaacaacagtagCAAAGAGAGCAATAACAAAGAGATCAACAACAATATCCGCCACACATACAGCGGTAGCCGACGCAATAGCGTAGCGACAACAATCGCAGCCAGCTTGGCCGTCATCACCTACCTCGGCCACCCAGCCGCATCGCAAGAATTCACTGCTCCATCAGCGGCAAGTGCAGCGACCACCCACCGGGAATCTCGCAATATCAGCGATTACGCGACGACTGAAATACCAGCGGCAGCGGCGATTGCAAATCATACAGTAATTGCGGTGAATTTCGATTCGACTTCAGCTGGAAGAGAAACAACGCCAGCGTCTGCCAGTACCCCTGCCGACATAGACACATCCTCGCCAACGACCGTCAAAAGAAACGCGATATATAGCAGCGCAAATGCCTATGTGTCTGCAGCGACGTCAACAGCAACGGCGACAGTGCTGGCTACCACCATCGGCGAAGCAGAAGCGACTTTCAACGCATTGGTGTACAACGACACCTTCACAGAGAGTTACAATGGCAGCATatacagcaacaataaaagcagCGACGATGTCAACTTAACGGTACTCAACATCACCGATATCGTTTCGCAAAACAACAGGGATAAATGGTTAAGTCTGTCGATATTCATTGTGAAAGGCTTCATATTCGCTTTGATTATCTCAGCAGCGGTGCTGGGCAATGCCTTGGTCATCATTTCGGTGCGCCGCAATCGCAAATTACG CGTTATCACGAATTATTTCGTCGTCTCGTTGGCCATGGCAGACATGTTGGTGGCGTTGTGTGCGATGACATTTAATGCGACGGTGGAGCTCTCCGACGGCAAATGGATGTTCGGCCGGTTCATGTGCAACGTGTACAACAGCCTGGATGTATACTTTTCCACGGCGAGTATTTTGCATTTATGCTGTATCTCCGTCGATCG ATATTTCGCCATCGTCCGCCCGCTCGAGTATCCACTGTATATGACGACTCATACAGTTTACTTTATGCTCGCGAACGTGTGGATACTCCCGGCACTTATATCGTTCACACCCATCTTCCTGGGTTGGTATACGACAGCTGAGCATAAGCGGGAAATCTTGTTGCATCCGGATCAGTGCTCATTTGTGGTCAACAAGGCGTACGCAATCATTTCGAGTTCAGTCAGCTTCTGGATACCAGGCATCGTGATGCTCTGCATGTATTGGCGCATATACAA AGAAGCGGTGCGACAAAGGAAAGCTCTAAGCCGTACAAGTTCGAATATTCTGTTGAACAGTGTACACATGGGCCACACCCAATCGACCAACCTCAATTATTTGCACCCAAGCGATTGCGAACTAAGCGCTACGATAGCGCGCGAGGAGACACATAGCGCGATCAGCAATTTAGAG GATATACTGCCACAAACAACAGATGAAGATGATGAAAAAGATGATTGTGATGAATTGCGAGTGCCAGCTCCGCCGCGTCGTCTCAGCCGCAGTAGCATCGATTTGCGGGACCTGGAGCAAGAACGGTACGAGAGAGTCACACACACCGACAGCGCTCCATCAATGATCGCACTACATCATgccgcacaacaacaaccaaatggTGAGGCCACGACCCTTAACCCTCATATTTGGACAGAAGGGCTTGGGGAGCTACAGCAATCCGTTTGCATTACGAAACGGTCCGCCTCTCCAATTAATTCTAATCAGAACTCGCCGAAACAATCGCCCAGCCAACAACAAAGTTTCAGCAGTAAGCAGTCTCTACAGGTGAgacaaaaatttttggattcagAGCAATATCAACAGGTATTTGGCATGATGAGTGATGATAGTGAGACCACCGACTATTGCGACAATATAATCCAATTGGGAGTGAAGCAGCAGCAGTTACAGGCTCCAGCAACATGCTTGCCAATCGCAGAGGATAATAAAGAACTAAAGCGCCTCATCGAAGAcagttatttgtattttaagaaGCAAACGAATATGCAGATTGGCGCTGAACCAAGCGAGCAACAAGAGACCGCTGGAAATCGGAAATTCCCGGCGCATAGCGAAAGTGATTTTATCAAGATGAAAAACGGTCGCAATCGCAGTCGTAGTAGTGGCGGCAGTGAAGGCAATGCCAAAAAACCGTGTGCTCTAAGTGATTCTGAGTTCCTCAAGACATTGGCTGACTCCACAAATAAGCGAAAACAACTGGAATCACTCACAGAAGGCGTTGTGAAAGAAGATAAAAACAAAGTAAGAGACAAGGGCTTTACATTTAAAGGTTTGTTAGCGAAAACGAAACGATCAAGCACAGAATGTTTTTCCATCGAAAAGAAGCGCCACCAAGCCACGTCTGAAGAGATACGCAGCAATCGTGCACAACTATTTCGACGGTCACGCAATCGCAAGCTGTCACATAGTTACAACGGAGGCATGAGCCGGAAACAGGAGATACATTCGCGCCAACACAGTGACACTGATTCCGAGGCCGGTTTCATCTATTATTCGTACACTATGGGGGAGAGTCAGGAGAGTTCGGCTACACGCTACAACACTCCTGACATTTTACTCGATATCAATGTGTTAAACGAACAAACGGATGACTCTATAAAAGACAATATTTCAGTTCGAACACACGAGTTCGAGATAACTACGTCTCCACATGAACATAATGGCTCAGTACAATTAATTGACTTGGGAGATTCTCACGAAGTAGCTTATAGCGGCTCAGACGACTTCTCACAATACACCGACTGTCTTACTGAGTCCCCACATATACCAGCTACACCGCCACCGTCACTGTCGCCTTCCTCATTAACCGAAGCTATAGTTCCTGATCAACCCATTAAATGCGCCATTGAACTGCCGGAGAAAAGCAATATTCTCATTACCTCGCGCACTGACCTGGTCGAGCTCTTCCGCTCTCTTAGTTTTCCCATTGCAGAGCTAGGGACTACCACAATCGATTCGCCACACCGAAGGTTCCTTTCGTCGTCCAACTCTACCGAATCCAAGTCAGGAAAGTCAGCAAATCAGATTAAACAGCGACTCAGCACACTCAGTGATCAAGTTTTAGTGACAAAGAATAGCACTAACTTTCTCATGTCCCCACCGACAACACCAAACTTCAATTCCGCACAAAATCTACCGACAACAAAGGCTAATGCCTTCTCAAGCGCGCTAAGTAACACAGTAAATGTCTACTTTCTCTCACCACCACCAACAGCAACTCTGCAACCGTTCCCGAACAACTCACCAACAAGCAATCCCTTCACCAGTGACACGACCACATTATCCTTGGACGTACTTACCTCATTGTCAGTGCCGACGTCTCAGAGTCAACAAGCCTTGGCCGTGCACGCAACACCACCACAAGTGTCGCAATGCAAGTCGCCAAAACCAGAAATTATACTAGACTCTACACTCTCGCCCACTTCGTTGCACAGCGGCAGTAATGGCGACATCGACGGTGGTGATGGTGGCCTACTCACCAGCGATGAGAAAGACTTGACTTCACCGTTATTCAAACGTCACGACAGCGAGCCAGAAACAACATCCACAACAATACGTCATCGCCCCAGCATACTAGCAGGAGGCGGAGCTTATAACGGCAGCAACGGTCAATCAATACGCAAACGTCAGGCGTCGGTGGTGACGTATGATGTCAATGTCATTAATTTTTCACAGGACAACAGTGATAGCCGCAGCTACATACCAATGGGTCGAGTATCGACCAGCTCAGCAA ATAACTTAGGTATACATGTACGTTTTAAAAAAAGTCCTCATAAATCCGACGATGGGTACCGGTGCAGCACTATTGAAACTGTGGAGATAC GCGGCTCGGTGCGACCGACGAAAGGCTGGAAGGCTGAACACAAAGCTGCGCGGACCTTGGGTATCATAATGGGTGTGTTCCTGCTTTGCTGGCTGCCATTCTTCCTGTG GTATGTAATAACTTCTCTGTGCGGTGCGGCCTGCCCTTGTCCGGATGTAGTCGTCGTGGTGCTTTTCTGGATCGGCTACTTCAACTCCACACTGAACCCGCTGATCTACGCCTATTTTAACCGGGACTTTCGCGAAGCCTTCCGCAATACACTGGAATGTGTGATTCCGTGTTTGCGCAAGCGCAACCCCTACGACGCCTACTACGTGTAG